The following are encoded in a window of Corythoichthys intestinalis isolate RoL2023-P3 chromosome 8, ASM3026506v1, whole genome shotgun sequence genomic DNA:
- the LOC130920264 gene encoding uncharacterized protein LOC130920264 isoform X2, whose protein sequence is MTEAPHETAALPVTPRHPHCQNDGSKIQKEKASNKGFEHFLSLLNKGVDMDLLNMVANDDNKEAPHERAALPVTPRHHHGQSDSSKIQKEKTGNKGFEHFLKILNKGIDMELLNTVANDDGKEAPHHEMTALPVTPPHCSQSNISKLQKGIVGSKGVEHFTGFLNKGVDKDSRGTVANDDSKEASHHKMAAPRVTPVLHHQSHSSKLKKENVGNKGFEHFLDLLNKGVDMDLLNTVVNDDIKEVPHQEITAPPVIPPHHGQDKCSKMNEKNVGNKGFECFLSLLNKGVDMDQLNRIVNDDSRDLHSEDQPFRSSKHSGVRGESDLATRSKSPQCNIEAQLSANVKARTEPSICEQFPRRSRTLTGKDQNGKGKLDYSPDSKSRSDSPPLVEKTKIEEENMVDVNEQHQQLKNIVNTLGLDLEMEDLNRLTDRTQERLYGKKNESRPAATSRTEQENAVITDSSCKPDGKSPHSSPSSSRSCSRSHSCREPSHSIETRDHCKKESLSRGSCSSKTERKSPSPSLPSSSRSSNRSRSHRHPSHSKESQDFYKNQSLSKGAGSSNPDTKSPSSSSSSSRSCSSSPSYRKPPHKNISQDLYKVESLFKDGGLRKSLEKYSSLLTGYDDKQAHSHSHPPNLPSFSDDCLSDYRYYSFHNNYINSYWPTTPPSSTTLADLIYSSDSPDGILAEKQNCRQLTNVVVKDPDLSTRKGRSGSAPSSKRQKRQLRQMTNNISLTKEDGRMDVEQSEEVQTKKLKQLDEANQEKKGLLEEVPIGAEQTKDILKVGLQHSQPKQLPTEEEIRINLRKKLEAFNKLSKKKSFNLPNPYPDTKIFDD, encoded by the exons ATGACAGAG GCTCCTCATGAAACAGCTGCACTCCCTGTCACCCCACGTCATCCTCATTGTCAAAACGATGGTTCAAAAATCCAGAAAGAGAAAGCCAGCAACAAAGGCTTTGAACACTTTCTTAGCTTACTCAACAAGGGAGTTGACATGGATTTGCTCAATATGGTGGCCAATGATGATAACAAAGAG GCTCCTCATGAAAGAGCGGCTCTCCCTGTAACCCCTCGTCATCACCATGGTCAAAGCGATAGTTCAAAAATCCAGAAAGAGAAAACCGGCAACAAAGGCTTTGAGCACTTTCTTAAAATACTCAACAAGGGAATTGATATGGAATTGCTCAATACGGTTGCCAATGATGATGGCAAAGAG GCTCCTCATCATGAAATGACTGCACTCCCTGTCACTCCACCTCATTGTAGTCAAAGCAATAtttcaaaactccaaaaagggaTTGTTGGCAGTAAAGGCGTTGAGCACTTTACTGGGTTTCTCAACAAGGGAGTTGACAAGGACTCGCGCGGTACGGTGGCCAATGATGACAGCAAAGAG GCTTCTCATCATAAAATGGCTGCACCCCGTGTCACCCCAGTTCTTCATCATCAAAGCCATAGTTCAAAACTCAAGAAAGAGAATGTTGGCAACAAAGGTTTTGAGCATTTTCTCGACTTGCTGAACAAGGGAGTTGACATGGACCTGCTCAATACGGTGGTCAATGATGACATCAAAGAG GTTCCTCATCAAGAAATTACTGCACCACCTGTCATACCACCTCATCATGGTCaagataaatgttcaaaaatgaatgaaaagaatGTTGGCAACAAAGGCTTTGAGTGCTTTCTTAGCTTGCTCAACAAAGGAGTTGACATGGACCAGCTCAATAGGATTGTTAATGATGACAGCAGAGATCTTCATTCAGAAGACCAGCCCTTCAGGAGTAGTAAGCATTCTGGTGTAAGGGGTGAGTCTGATTTAGCTACTCGTAGCAAGAGCCCACAATGCAACATTGAAGCCCAGCTGTCAGCGAATGTTAAAGCGAGGACAGAGCCCTCTATTTGCGAGCAGTTCCCCAGAAGGAGCCGCACCCTAACAGGCAAAGACCAGAATGGCAAAGGCAAACTAGACTACTCTCCGGACTCGAAATCTAGGTCCGATTCTCCCCCACTGGTTGAGAAAACCAAAATTGAAGAAGAAAATATGGTGGATGTCAATGAGCAGCATCAACAGCTCAAGAACATTGTAAACACCTTGGGCTTGGACCTGGAAATGGAAGACCTAAATAGACTAACAGACCGGACTCAAGAGAGGctttatggcaaaaaaaatgaaagcagaCCAGCGGCTACCAGCAGAACAGAGCAGGAAAATGCAGTGATTACAGATAGTTCCTGTAAACCTGATGGGAAATCTCCTCACTCCTCCCCATCATCTTCTAGGAGCTGTAGTCGCAGTCACTCTTGCAGGGAGCCATCCCACAGTATAGAGACTCGGGATCATTGCAAGAAAGAGTCATTATCTAGAGGTAGCTGTTCCAGCAAAACTGAAAGGAAATCTCCATCCCCTTCATTGCCATCATCTTCTAGAAGCTCTAATCGCAGTCGCTCTCACAGGCACCCCTCGCACAGCAAAGAGTCTCAGGATTTTTACAAGAACCAGTCATTGTCTAAGGGTGCTGGTTCAAGCAACCCTGACACGAAATCTCCTTCCTCATCATCGTCATCTTCTAGAAGCTGTAGTAGCAGTCCCTCTTACAGAAAGCCACCACACAAAAACATATCTCAGGATCTTTACAAGGTAGAGTCATTGTTTAAGGATGGGGGCTTAAGAAAGAGCCTAGAAAAATATTCATCATTACTTACAGGATATGATGACAAGCAAGCGCATTCCCATAGTCATCCTCCTAATTTGCCTTCTTTCTCAGATGACTGTTTATCTGATTACCGTTACTAttcattccacaacaattaCATTAATTCGTATTGGCCTACCACCCCGCCTTCCAGTACCACTTTAGCGGATCTCATTTATTCTTCAGACTCTCCCGATGGTATTCTCgcagaaaaacaaaactgtCGTCAGCTTACAAATGTGGTTGTGAAGGATCCAGACCTGTCGACGAGAAAGGGTCGATCTGGATCTGCGCCGTCGTCCAAGAGGCAGAAGCGACAGTTGCGACAAATGACTAATAATATCTCACTGACGAAAGAAGATGGAAGGATGGATGTAGAGCAATCTGAGGAGGTGCAAACAAAAAAGCTAAAGCAGTTAGATGAAGCCAATCAAGAGAAGAAAGGTCTTCTTGAAGAAGTTCCTATTGGAGcagaacaaactaaagacaTCTTGAAGGTGGGGCTTCAACACAGTcagccaaaacaactgccaacagagGAGGAAATTAGGATAAATTTGAGAAAAAAG
- the LOC130920264 gene encoding uncharacterized protein LOC130920264 isoform X1 gives MDPFFSDQRNSVHERDYRDMEANAPHSGHSKFYSDVVDPELVRKRNMLRQLEEQISHKKAALLEKTRMESTPDLEGLTLKEKVTKMLQQQHPFSLSQAAYKIYGMPTERDDSPSPRTERLEDHPLKRRVKALMGQRLYEPGKFTSSSPSPETATPCVTTIPLSGNNSSKIQKDKASNKGFEHFLSLLNKGVDMDLLNTVANDDMTEAPHETAALPVTPRHPHCQNDGSKIQKEKASNKGFEHFLSLLNKGVDMDLLNMVANDDNKEAPHERAALPVTPRHHHGQSDSSKIQKEKTGNKGFEHFLKILNKGIDMELLNTVANDDGKEAPHHEMTALPVTPPHCSQSNISKLQKGIVGSKGVEHFTGFLNKGVDKDSRGTVANDDSKEASHHKMAAPRVTPVLHHQSHSSKLKKENVGNKGFEHFLDLLNKGVDMDLLNTVVNDDIKEVPHQEITAPPVIPPHHGQDKCSKMNEKNVGNKGFECFLSLLNKGVDMDQLNRIVNDDSRDLHSEDQPFRSSKHSGVRGESDLATRSKSPQCNIEAQLSANVKARTEPSICEQFPRRSRTLTGKDQNGKGKLDYSPDSKSRSDSPPLVEKTKIEEENMVDVNEQHQQLKNIVNTLGLDLEMEDLNRLTDRTQERLYGKKNESRPAATSRTEQENAVITDSSCKPDGKSPHSSPSSSRSCSRSHSCREPSHSIETRDHCKKESLSRGSCSSKTERKSPSPSLPSSSRSSNRSRSHRHPSHSKESQDFYKNQSLSKGAGSSNPDTKSPSSSSSSSRSCSSSPSYRKPPHKNISQDLYKVESLFKDGGLRKSLEKYSSLLTGYDDKQAHSHSHPPNLPSFSDDCLSDYRYYSFHNNYINSYWPTTPPSSTTLADLIYSSDSPDGILAEKQNCRQLTNVVVKDPDLSTRKGRSGSAPSSKRQKRQLRQMTNNISLTKEDGRMDVEQSEEVQTKKLKQLDEANQEKKGLLEEVPIGAEQTKDILKVGLQHSQPKQLPTEEEIRINLRKKLEAFNKLSKKKSFNLPNPYPDTKIFDD, from the exons ATGGATCCGTTTTTCAGTGACCAGAGGAATTCGGTGCACGAGAGAGACTATCGTGACATGGAAGCGAACGCACCCCATAGCGGTCACAGTAAATTTTACTCTGATGTAGTTGATCCAGAGCTGGTCAGAAAAAGGAATATGCTAAGACAGTTAGAGGAACAAATTTCACACAAGAAAGCTGCTCTTCTTGAAAAGACTAGGATGGAATCAACACCAGATTTGGAAGGTTTAACACTTAAAGAGAAGGTGACTAAAATGTTGCAGCAGCAACATCCTTTCAGCTTGTCGCAGGCAGCG TACAAGATTTACGGGATGCCTACTGAGAGGGACGACTCTCCAAGCCCTAGGACAGAGCGGCTGGAGGACCATCCCCTGAAGCGTCGGGTCAAAGCACTAATGGGGCAAAGGCTGTACGAACCCGGGAAATTTACATCAAGCAGCCCG TCTCCTGAAACAGCCACACCATGTGTCACCACAATTCCTCTCAGTGGAAACAATAGTTCAAAGATCCAGAAAGACAAAGCCAGCAACAAAGGCTTTGAGCACTTTCTTAGCTTGCTCAACAAGGGAGTTGACATGGACTTGCTCAATACGGTGGCCAATGATGACATGACAGAG GCTCCTCATGAAACAGCTGCACTCCCTGTCACCCCACGTCATCCTCATTGTCAAAACGATGGTTCAAAAATCCAGAAAGAGAAAGCCAGCAACAAAGGCTTTGAACACTTTCTTAGCTTACTCAACAAGGGAGTTGACATGGATTTGCTCAATATGGTGGCCAATGATGATAACAAAGAG GCTCCTCATGAAAGAGCGGCTCTCCCTGTAACCCCTCGTCATCACCATGGTCAAAGCGATAGTTCAAAAATCCAGAAAGAGAAAACCGGCAACAAAGGCTTTGAGCACTTTCTTAAAATACTCAACAAGGGAATTGATATGGAATTGCTCAATACGGTTGCCAATGATGATGGCAAAGAG GCTCCTCATCATGAAATGACTGCACTCCCTGTCACTCCACCTCATTGTAGTCAAAGCAATAtttcaaaactccaaaaagggaTTGTTGGCAGTAAAGGCGTTGAGCACTTTACTGGGTTTCTCAACAAGGGAGTTGACAAGGACTCGCGCGGTACGGTGGCCAATGATGACAGCAAAGAG GCTTCTCATCATAAAATGGCTGCACCCCGTGTCACCCCAGTTCTTCATCATCAAAGCCATAGTTCAAAACTCAAGAAAGAGAATGTTGGCAACAAAGGTTTTGAGCATTTTCTCGACTTGCTGAACAAGGGAGTTGACATGGACCTGCTCAATACGGTGGTCAATGATGACATCAAAGAG GTTCCTCATCAAGAAATTACTGCACCACCTGTCATACCACCTCATCATGGTCaagataaatgttcaaaaatgaatgaaaagaatGTTGGCAACAAAGGCTTTGAGTGCTTTCTTAGCTTGCTCAACAAAGGAGTTGACATGGACCAGCTCAATAGGATTGTTAATGATGACAGCAGAGATCTTCATTCAGAAGACCAGCCCTTCAGGAGTAGTAAGCATTCTGGTGTAAGGGGTGAGTCTGATTTAGCTACTCGTAGCAAGAGCCCACAATGCAACATTGAAGCCCAGCTGTCAGCGAATGTTAAAGCGAGGACAGAGCCCTCTATTTGCGAGCAGTTCCCCAGAAGGAGCCGCACCCTAACAGGCAAAGACCAGAATGGCAAAGGCAAACTAGACTACTCTCCGGACTCGAAATCTAGGTCCGATTCTCCCCCACTGGTTGAGAAAACCAAAATTGAAGAAGAAAATATGGTGGATGTCAATGAGCAGCATCAACAGCTCAAGAACATTGTAAACACCTTGGGCTTGGACCTGGAAATGGAAGACCTAAATAGACTAACAGACCGGACTCAAGAGAGGctttatggcaaaaaaaatgaaagcagaCCAGCGGCTACCAGCAGAACAGAGCAGGAAAATGCAGTGATTACAGATAGTTCCTGTAAACCTGATGGGAAATCTCCTCACTCCTCCCCATCATCTTCTAGGAGCTGTAGTCGCAGTCACTCTTGCAGGGAGCCATCCCACAGTATAGAGACTCGGGATCATTGCAAGAAAGAGTCATTATCTAGAGGTAGCTGTTCCAGCAAAACTGAAAGGAAATCTCCATCCCCTTCATTGCCATCATCTTCTAGAAGCTCTAATCGCAGTCGCTCTCACAGGCACCCCTCGCACAGCAAAGAGTCTCAGGATTTTTACAAGAACCAGTCATTGTCTAAGGGTGCTGGTTCAAGCAACCCTGACACGAAATCTCCTTCCTCATCATCGTCATCTTCTAGAAGCTGTAGTAGCAGTCCCTCTTACAGAAAGCCACCACACAAAAACATATCTCAGGATCTTTACAAGGTAGAGTCATTGTTTAAGGATGGGGGCTTAAGAAAGAGCCTAGAAAAATATTCATCATTACTTACAGGATATGATGACAAGCAAGCGCATTCCCATAGTCATCCTCCTAATTTGCCTTCTTTCTCAGATGACTGTTTATCTGATTACCGTTACTAttcattccacaacaattaCATTAATTCGTATTGGCCTACCACCCCGCCTTCCAGTACCACTTTAGCGGATCTCATTTATTCTTCAGACTCTCCCGATGGTATTCTCgcagaaaaacaaaactgtCGTCAGCTTACAAATGTGGTTGTGAAGGATCCAGACCTGTCGACGAGAAAGGGTCGATCTGGATCTGCGCCGTCGTCCAAGAGGCAGAAGCGACAGTTGCGACAAATGACTAATAATATCTCACTGACGAAAGAAGATGGAAGGATGGATGTAGAGCAATCTGAGGAGGTGCAAACAAAAAAGCTAAAGCAGTTAGATGAAGCCAATCAAGAGAAGAAAGGTCTTCTTGAAGAAGTTCCTATTGGAGcagaacaaactaaagacaTCTTGAAGGTGGGGCTTCAACACAGTcagccaaaacaactgccaacagagGAGGAAATTAGGATAAATTTGAGAAAAAAG
- the LOC130920265 gene encoding WW domain-binding protein 11-like, whose protein sequence is MHSERPEYGQRPHHGYRDRRWRDDYHDQTEDRREYHRDVQRDSYRKHGSGRTERSSISTDYSDSPQKYYSKDSMDRDGDRRSPLRGRLSSPDRWGAEKNRRRFPDDSRGDYSYRYPTDDAKYMQNSRSWHRSDAFPSRHYQPYDSNHRQQCTYKNESDRNNSHSLETKLSPNYLTKSHVKSRERKESSPTDHHRARNYMDGSKRQSYERNPDHDVPEKKLSNGFQRFLDVLNRGVDVDVLNHIVIQTPAQDGRQTPSFSDVLDRPCFPGEQKRLGSLSPKRRYSCDDTSVMEREAGLGCTKFTSPPAVEKKPLTPEEAYKQQQIQGVLQAIGVDLGFEELGQMSHRINERLYGKKDGSLGCQRTGSRERLTRPAYSPRRHSRSSSSSSGKSKSNAFLDSQTCKIQETIPPNATIPPFRFPMLPSPAYGPVSSSPILYPPVLPNIPNVGPRLFFPPLPPWPGPPPYLPNPCLSPFNILPPVLPQTRDLLPPPQKPSKMQPRNRCLLEIDTKKSK, encoded by the exons ATGCACTCAGAAAGGCCTGAGTATGGCCAAAGGCCGCACCACGGTTACAGAGACAGAAGATGGAGGGATGATTACCACGACCAAACGGAAGATAGGCGTGAATACCATCGAGATGTACAACGGGATTCCTACCGTAAGCATGGTTCTGGTAGAACAGAGAGGAGCAGCATAAGTACCGACTATAGTGATTCACCtcaaaagtactactctaaggACTCTATGGACAGAGATGGGGATAGGAGGAGCCCATTGAGGGGACGCTTGTCTTCCCCGGACAGGTGGGGTGCTGAAAAAAATAGGCGAAGGTTCCCAGATGACAGCCGTGGTGACTACAGCTATAGATACCCCACTGATGACGCAAAATACATGCAAAACTCTAGAAGCTGGCATAGATCTGACGCGTTTCCTTCCAGGCATTACCAGCCCTATGATTCCAATCACAGACAACAGTGTACATATAAAAATGAAAGCGATAGAAACAACAGTCATTCACTTGAGACGAAACTTTCACCAAATTACTTGACAAAG AGCCATGTAAAATCCAGAGAAAGGAAGGAAAGCTCTCCCACAGATCATCATCGAGCAAGGAATTATATGGACGGATCCAAGAGACAG TCTTACGAACGGAACCCCGACCATGATGTACCTGAGAAGAAGTTGTCCAATGGCTTCCAACGATTCCTTGACGTGCTCAATAGAGGTGTGGATGTGGATGTACTTAACCATATTGTGATTCAGACCCCTGCACAAGATGGTCGTCAAACACCATCTTTCTCTGATGTGCTCGACCGTCCCTGTTTTCCAGGAGAGCAG AAACGGCTCGGATCCCTCAGTCCAAAGAGGCGCTATTCTTGTGATGACACATCAGTGATGGAACGTGAGGCAGGACTTGGCTGCACGAAGTTCACGTCACCTCCTGCGGTGGAGAAGAAACCCCTGACACCTGAAGAGGCGTATAAGCAGCAACAAATTCAGGGCGTATTGCAGGCCATTGGGGTGGACTTAGGTTTCGAAGAACTTGGCCAAATGTCTCACCGGATTAATGAGCGATTGTATGGAAAGAAAGATGGCAGTTTGGGCTGCCAGAGAACGGGGAGCAGGGAGAGGCTCACTAGACCGGCCTACTCTCCAAGACGCCACAGCAGATCATCCTCCTCCTCATCGGGCAAATCTAAATCTAATGCTTTTCTAGACAGTCAAACATGTAAAATCCAAGAAACCATTCCTCCAAATGCCACCATCCCACCATTTAGATTCCCTATGCTCCCATCACCAGCCTATGGTCCAGTGAGCTCCTCCCCAATTCTGTATCCACCGGTTCTCCCCAACATTCCCAATGTTGGGCCCCGGCTTTTCTTTCCTCCCCTACCTCCTTGGCCTGGTCCACCTCCCTATCTGCCTAACCCTTGTCTGTCACCTTTTAATATCCTTCCACCTGTCCTCCCTCAAACAAGAGACCTTCTCCCCCCACCACAAAAGCCATCTAAAATGCAACCTAGGAATCGTTGTTTGCTGGAAATAGatacaaaaaaatccaaataa